A genomic stretch from Candidatus Methanomassiliicoccus intestinalis Issoire-Mx1 includes:
- a CDS encoding C15orf41 family protein, with protein MKLEDYKRIYDELETESDVDRLAAQSGLDRELLNVIYTQRTVRKTMKRHHIIKRNLPRMLREWKSGKSILSIAQKWDFSPILTGLMLFQQNGYSKKQYWSYVREPETIADQKLKKEILDIVKEDSIYSPWGNDIQVKRGQWGEEMLQNWLTENELGYRTENDLRGKFSKTPDCLLNEPVKINGRIVNWIESKASFGDKIEFNKNFKGQLSKYVEMFGNGIVVYWFGFIDSLEYPPGIEIMDRNICSLPIEKCPDDVICPEEIPNNVRV; from the coding sequence ATGAAATTAGAGGATTACAAACGTATCTACGATGAGTTGGAGACGGAATCTGATGTTGACAGACTAGCTGCCCAAAGCGGTTTGGACAGAGAGCTTCTGAACGTCATCTACACTCAGCGTACCGTACGTAAAACGATGAAACGCCATCACATAATCAAAAGAAATCTTCCCAGAATGCTGCGGGAATGGAAGTCTGGAAAAAGTATTTTGAGTATAGCGCAGAAATGGGATTTTTCTCCAATCCTGACCGGTTTAATGCTGTTCCAGCAGAACGGGTATTCTAAAAAACAATACTGGAGTTATGTGAGAGAGCCTGAGACAATAGCAGACCAGAAATTGAAAAAAGAGATTTTAGACATCGTGAAGGAAGACAGCATATATTCTCCCTGGGGAAATGACATTCAGGTCAAAAGAGGCCAGTGGGGTGAAGAGATGCTTCAGAACTGGCTTACCGAGAACGAACTCGGATACCGCACAGAAAACGATCTCCGCGGAAAGTTCTCCAAGACCCCTGACTGCCTGCTTAACGAACCTGTCAAAATAAACGGTCGCATTGTAAACTGGATTGAATCCAAAGCTTCATTTGGAGATAAAATAGAATTTAATAAGAATTTCAAAGGCCAGCTTTCAAAATATGTTGAAATGTTTGGCAACGGCATTGTCGTCTACTGGTTCGGTTTCATTGATTCCCTCGAATATCCGCCGGGAATTGAGATTATGGACAGGAATATCTGCAGTCTGCCGATTGAAAAATGTCCTGACGATGTGATTTGTCCGGAAGAAATTCCCAACAATGTAAGGGTCTAA
- a CDS encoding tyrosine--tRNA ligase, which translates to MNAEERLSLLLRNTEETVTEEDLKALLSKKEKPRAYIGFEPSGLVHLGWALCASKMRDFIDADFELTIFMADWHARINDKLGGDIERIRLCAKYMGDCFAALGVPMDKVNFVLASEIMEKNSYWETVIKVGKVTSLSRIKRAMTIMGRKEDDAELDSSKFLYPLMQAADIFVMDIDVAYAGIDQRRAHMLAREAAEKLGWKVPVAIHTPLIPGLSGMNRMDPISGKMSKSHPDSNILIHDSAEDIQRKMKKAFCPPEAEGNPVLSVCKYIIFGRGGKLVIERPEKFGGNLEFNSYEELEKTYLAQELHPLDLKNGVAKALSDYLAPVREYFEKHPENLEALKESMAKMQ; encoded by the coding sequence ATGAATGCCGAAGAAAGATTAAGCCTGCTGTTACGCAACACAGAAGAAACTGTGACAGAAGAGGATCTGAAAGCTCTCCTGTCCAAAAAAGAGAAACCGCGGGCATATATCGGATTCGAGCCTTCTGGGCTTGTGCATCTGGGCTGGGCCCTGTGTGCCAGCAAGATGCGCGACTTCATCGATGCAGACTTTGAACTTACTATTTTCATGGCTGACTGGCATGCCCGTATCAATGACAAGCTCGGAGGAGATATTGAAAGAATCCGCCTCTGCGCCAAGTATATGGGAGACTGCTTTGCCGCTCTCGGAGTCCCGATGGACAAAGTCAACTTTGTTCTCGCCTCTGAAATCATGGAGAAGAACAGTTACTGGGAGACTGTAATCAAAGTAGGAAAGGTAACTTCTCTCTCAAGAATAAAGCGCGCCATGACCATCATGGGCCGCAAGGAAGACGATGCTGAATTGGACTCTTCTAAATTCCTCTACCCGCTCATGCAGGCTGCCGACATTTTTGTAATGGATATTGATGTGGCATATGCCGGCATCGACCAGCGCAGGGCACATATGCTCGCCAGAGAGGCAGCTGAAAAACTTGGATGGAAGGTTCCGGTAGCTATCCACACTCCCTTAATTCCAGGTCTCAGCGGCATGAACAGGATGGATCCCATCAGCGGAAAAATGTCCAAGTCACATCCAGACAGCAATATTCTCATTCACGACAGCGCAGAAGACATTCAAAGAAAAATGAAGAAAGCCTTCTGTCCGCCTGAGGCTGAAGGAAATCCTGTATTGTCTGTATGCAAGTACATCATATTCGGCAGGGGAGGAAAGCTTGTCATTGAGAGACCAGAAAAATTCGGCGGCAATCTCGAATTCAATTCTTACGAAGAACTGGAAAAGACATACCTTGCTCAGGAGCTTCATCCCCTAGATTTAAAGAACGGAGTCGCCAAGGCACTGAGTGACTACCTCGCTCCAGTAAGGGAATACTTCGAGAAACACCCTGAAAATCTTGAAGCTTTAAAAGAGTCAATGGCTAAGATGCAATAA